The Miltoncostaea marina DNA window TAGGGTCCCGAGCGATGGCGTCGTATAGCGAACCACCGATCGGGCTCTACGAGCGGCTGCTGACCGAGGGGCTCGCGCGCCAGATCGAGGCGCTTGACGGTCGCGCCCTCACGACCGGTCTCGACCCCGCGGACGCGCACCTCGCCCTCGCGCGCCACCTCGCCACCCTGGCCGCGCGGGCGCTGCGCGACCTGCCCGACGACAACCGCACGCACGCCCAGGCGCACGTCGCGAACGCGATTCTCGAGGAGCTCCGGCAGGCCTCAGAGCGGTCGTTCGCTGGTCGTGAAGACGCCATCGCGTTCCCTCCGCGCTACCTCCACGAGGTGCTCGGGCCGCCTGATCCCTCGGGCGCCCTGCACAGTCGAGAGCGCCCGTCGGTCCCGCTGTCGTCGAGCGCCCTGCTCGTCAACGCGCGTGGTGAGCCGGCGGTCGGCGCGGAGGTCAACCGGGAGCTCGCCTCGGCCGACGGCGTTGATCTGCTGATCCCGTTCGTGCGGTGGACCGGTGTACGAATCGTCAGGGACCGGCTCGCGGAGGTCGTCGAACGTGCTGGGCGGGTGAGGGTGATCGCCTCGACGTACCTCGGCTCGTCAGAGCCTCGAGCACTCGAGGCGCTGATCCACCTCGGCGCCGACGTGCGGATCTCCTACGACACGACGGCGACGCGCTTGCACGCGAAGGCGTGGCTGTTCGAGCGAGCGTCCGGGTTTTCGACGGCGCTGATCGGGTCGTCGAACCTCTCGAACACCGCGCTCGTGGATGGGCTCGAGTGGAATGTGCGCCTTTCGGCGGTCGAGACGCCCGCCGTGCTCGAGACGTTCCGGGCGACGTTCGAGGGGTACTGGGAAGACCCGCACGTTGAGCCCTATGAGCCGGACCGGTTCGCAGCGGCGGTGCGGCGCGAGCGGCCGGAGAATCGGGCGGAGCTCTCCCCGTTCGACTTGGTGCCGTACCCGCACCAAGAGCGGATCCTCGAGCAGCTCGAGGTGGAGCGCGTGCGACACGGCCGCTGGCGCAACCTCGTGGTCGCCGCGACCGGCACCGGCAAGACGGTGATCGCGGCCCTCGACTATCGGCGCTTGCTCGCCGCCCGAGGCGGCCGGATGAGCCTCTTGTTCGTTGCCCATCGGCAAGAGATCCTCGACCAGAGCCGGCGTGTGTTCCGGCACGCGCTGCGCGACGGCGCGTTTGGCGAGGTCTACGTGGGTGGCGAGCGGCCGACCGAGTGGCGCCACGTGTTCGCCTCGGTGCAGTCGCTGTCGCGGCTCGACCTGGCGAACCTCGCGCCCGACCACTTCGACATGGTGATCGTGGACGAGTTCCACCACGCGGCGGCCGACACGTACCGACGGCTGCTCGAGCACCTGCGCCCCCAGGTGCTGCTCGGCCTCACCGCGACGCCCGAGCGCACTGACGGACAGGACGTCACCGAGTGGTTCGACGGGCGCTTCGCCGTCGAGGTGCGTCTCTGGGACGCCATCGACGGCGGCCAGCTCTGTCCGTTCCAGTACTTCGGCGTGCACGACGACGTCGACCTGCGCGCGCTGGAGTGGAAGCGGGGCGGCTACGACCTCGCCGCCCTCAACGACGTCTACACCGGCAACGAGGCGCGCCTGGCGAAGATTCTGCGCTCGGTGCGCGAGATCGTGGCCGATCCGCAACAGATGCGGGCGCTCGGATTCTGCGTGAGCATCGACCACGCTAGCTACATGGCCGAGCGGTTCTCGGAGGCCGGCATTCCGTCGGTGGCGGTCTCGGGACGCACCGGCAGCGAGGAGCGCGCCAACGCACTTCGGCGGCTGCGCGACGGCGAGATCAGCTGCATCTTCGCGGTCGACCTGTTCAACGAGGGCCTCGACGTGCCGGCGATCGACACGGTGCTGTTCCTGCGCCCCACCGAGAGCGCGACCGTGTTCTTGCAGCAACTGGGCCGCGGCCTGCGGCGCACCGACGACAAGGCGTGCCTAACCGTGCTCGACTTCATCGGCCAGCAGCACCGGCGCTTCCGCTTCGATCGGCGGATCCGAGCGATCCTGGGCGGCGGCAGCCGGGCGGACATCCAGCGCAGCGTCGAGGAGGGGTTCCCGTATCTGCCGTCGGGATGCCACATGCAGCTCGACCGGGTGGCGCAGGACATCGTGCTGGAGAACATCCGCCGCGCCGTCGGCGGACGCTGGGCCGAGCTCATCGACGATCTGCGCGGCATCGGTGACGTCAGGCTGGACCAGTTCCTTGATGCCAGCGGCCGAGAGCTCGACGACGTCTACCGCTCCGGCCGCGGCTGGAGCGCCCTCCGCCGAGACGCGGGCATGCCAGTCGCGGAGCTCGGCGATGAGGACGTGCGTCTCGGGCGGGCGCTCGGTCGCATGCTGCACATCGACGACCCCGAGCGTCTCAATGCCTACCGACGCTTCCTTGCCGTGGACGCGCCGCCCACTGAAGCGACGCTCACTGAGCGCGAGCGCCGGCTACTCACCATGCTCCACTTCGACCTGTGGGGCACAAGCGAGCGCGGGGCGACGCTCGACGAGGGCTTCGAGCGCCTGTGGCGTAACCCGGCGCGCCGGCACGAACTGTCCGAGCTCATCGAGGCACTCGAGGAGCGCGCCAACGTTGTACCGCGCGAGCTACGCCTCACCCAGCCGGTCCCGCTGAGCGTCCACTGCCACTACACCCGCGACGAGGCACTCGCGGCCATCGGCGCCTCGCGCGCCGAGAAGCCGCGGCCACTGCGCGAGGGCGTGCTGTGGGACGAGGCTTCGCAATGCGACCTGTTCTTCGTGACGATCAACAAAGCCGAGCACCAGTACTCGCCCACAACGATGTACCGCGATCACGCGATTTCGCGGCAACTGTTCCACTGGGAATCGCAGAGCACCACGACCGAGCGCTCACCCACGGGCCAGCGCTACATCCATCACGCCGAACGCGGCACGCACGTCCTGCTCTTCGCGCGCGACACCAAGGCCGAGCGGGCCTATGTATTCCTCGGCACGGCGCGCTACGTCAGTCACTCGGGACAGCGGCCGATCGCCTTCACCTGGCGCCTAGATGACGCGATGCCGCAGGGGGTCTACGCGATGGCGCGCGTGGCGGCGGCATGACTGATGTGCGGGGGCCCACAGGCCGCCGTAGCCGTTGGAGCGGCGGCGACAGCACGCTTCGTTCTCAGGGAGAGACGCTATGGCGAGTGAGTTGGTGAGCGCCCGATGACCGGTCACATGTCGTTCGGTGGAGCGCCAATCGGCAAGATCGAGCGGGTGCCGCTGCGCCAGGTGTGGCCGCACGAGGCGCACAACCTCACGACGTGGCTCGAAGAGAACCCGGACGTGCTCAGCGATGCCGTCGACTTCGAGCTCACGAGCGTCGAGCGTGAGCGCTCCGCCGGCGCGTTCAGCGCCGACCTGCTCGGCGAGGACGCCAATGGCCGCACGGTCGTCATCGAGAACCAGCTCGAGCGGTCCGACCACGACCACCTGGGCAAGTTGCTGACCTACGTGGCGTTCTTCGACGCGGGCGCTGCGGTCTGGATCGTCGCCGAACCTCGTCCGGAGCACGTCCGCGCGATCACGTGGCTCAACGAAGCCTCGCCCGCCGACTTCTTCTTGTTGAAGATCGAGGGCATTCGCATCGCGGGCTCGCCGCCCGCACCGCTGCTCACCCGCATCGTCGGCCCAAGCGCCGAGAGCCGCCAAGTCGGAGAAGTAAAGAAGGACCGAGCGGAACGCCACGAGCTGCGCCATCGATTCTGGACGCAGTTCCTCGAGCGCGCCCGGGCCCGCACCAACCTCTTGAGCGGCCTCTCGCCAACCGACGAGAACTGGCTGGGAACCGGAGCCGGGCTCAGCGGCCTGGCCTTCAACGCCAACATCAGACAACGCGACTGCCGCGCCGAGTTGTACATCGACCGCGGCACGGGACGCGACGACGAGAACATGGCGATCTTCGATCAGCTTCTGGCCGAACAGTCAGCAATCGAGGAGGCGTTCGGGAGCGAGCTGGATTGGCAGCCACTCGCAGGCAAGCGTGCCTGCCGCATCTGCAAGGTGTATGACGGCGGCTACAGGGATGAGGAGCGTTGGGAACAAGTCCACGCAGACCTCATCGACGGTGTGGTGCGGCTGGATCGGGCGTTCAGGTCGAGAATCGCACGCTTGGCGCTCTAGCGGCCGATCGTTGCACCCGAGCGCTTCTGCCAGCCACGAAGCAACGTCTTCGGCAGGTCGCCTACGCGAGCGCCTCCGGCGACTCCGGGAGGATCTGGCCCCCGTCGACGATGAGCGTCTGCCCGGTGATGAACCGCGCCTCGCTCGAGGCGAGGAAGCAGGCGGCGGTGCCGATGTCGCGCGGCTCGCCGAGGGTGCCCGTGGGGACGCTCGCCGCCATCTGGCGGAGGTAGTCGTCGCCCTGCTCGCGGAGGCCCTCGGTGAGGATGTTGCCCGGCATGACGGCGTTGATCGTGATGCCGTCGCGGGCGACCTCGATGGCGGCGCTGCGCATGAAGCCGAGCTGGGCGGCCTTGCTGGCGCCGTAGTGCGACCAGCCGGGGAAGCCGGTGACCGGGCCGGTGATCGACGAGGTGATCACGACGCGGCCGTAGCGCCGGCGGCGCATCGGCTCGATCGCCGCCTGGACCATGAGGAAGGTGCTCCGGGCGTTGACCGCCTGCATCCGGTCCCACTGCTCCACGGTCATCTCGGCGAGGCTGGCCTGGGGGTAGATGCCGGTGTTCGAGCACAGCACGTCGAGCCGGCCGAGCCGCTCGACCACGCGCGCGACGAGGGCGCGGCAGTCGTCGGCCGACGTGACGTCGGTCCGCTCGAAGGTCGCGCCGACCTCACCGGCGGTGGCCTCGCCCGCGGCGACGTCGATGTCGGCGATCACCACGGTGGCCCCGGCCTCCACGAGCGCCTCGGCGATGCCGCGCCCGATGCCCTTCGCCCCGCCCGTGACGATGGCGACCTGGTCCTGGAGCTCGAACATCGGGGCCTCCGCGTCGTCGGGTGAACGGCCGGACAGACGGCAGCCCCTCTCTATCACCGGCCGCCCGGGCGGGGCCAGTCGCCCGTCGCGGCCGGTCAGGCCGCCCGCGCCGAGGGGTGGATGACGGGCGCGTAGCCCGCGGCGATCGCGGCGACGGTGCTCGGCGGCGTGAGGAGCTCGACCTCGCCGGCGGGACGCCGCGGGCGCGGGTCGGACGCGTAGCCGCCGGGGGTCCACCGGTGCAGGTGCTCGCCGAGCACGAGGAGGGCCTCGCCGTCGATCGCCACCATCGCGCCGTCGGGCAGCTCGTCGAGCATCGCGCGGTGGCGCCGCGGGTGGCCGTAGTTGCCCCACCCCTCCCACCGCTCGGCGTGCAGGCGGGCGTCGAGGTCGCGCAGCGCCACCGGCTCGCCGTCGGCGTTGCCCCGCGACCAGGCGGCCCGGAAGCGGGTGAAGGCCTCCCGGCGGCACTCCCCGCAGGGCCGGTGGCCGGCCGCGAGGGCGGTCGCCTCGTCGAGGAAGAACAGCTCGGTGTACTCGCCGGGCGTCATCAGCTCGCGCCGCCGGTCCTTGAACTCGGTGCGGCAGGTGATCCACTGCCTGACCCGGTACCGGCGCACCGGCTCGCGCCGGTCCTCGTGGAGCCGCCCGCGGTTGCCCATGAAGAGGCCGCGGTCGGCCACCGCGACGATCTCGTTGAACGGGGTGACGCGGTTGCGGAGGGGCATCGGCGCGGTCGCAGACCCTAGCGGCGGCCGCGGCCGACTCCCGCTGCGGGCCGGCCGCAGCGGGAGTCGCGGGTGGACGGCAGCCGGCCGTCCGTCCGGCCAGTTGTGGGCCGTGGCGCCGCGCCGTTCCATGTGGTGATGGCCCGTTCGCGCACCCTCCACCGACTCCGCCCGCTCGCGGTCATGGCCGCCGTGCTCGCGGCAGCCCCGGCGACCGCGCTCGCGGAGTGGTCGGAGCCGGTCGAGCTGGCGTCGTTCGAGGGCCCGGCGCCGTCGGGCGGCTCGGACGCGCTCGCGCTCGCCGCCCGCGACGACCGCGCCGTCGCCGCCTGGTCCGACGCGGGCGGCGACGGCGCGCTCGCCGTGCGCCCGGCGCCCGGCGGCGCGTGGTCGGCCCTCGCGGCGCCCTCGTCGCGGGCCGAGCTCGTCGGCATCGACGGCGACGGCGACGTCATCGCCCTGGAGCGGACGGCAGGCGCGACGCGGGTGCACCGGAGGCTCGCGGCCGGCGTGTGGGCCTCGCCGGCGACCGTCCCCGCGGGCGCGCGTGTGGTCGTCGACCACCAGGGATCGACCTGGGCCTCGTGGACCGACGGGGTCACCGGCTGGGTGAGCGGACACGCCCCCGGCGCCTCCGGCTGGAGCGCGCCTGAGGCGCTGCCGGCGCACGGCGGCGCGATGGCCGGCTCCCCGACCGTGGCGAGCGGCCCGTGGGGCGCGGCCGTCGCCGCCTGGACCGAGCCGGGCGGCGGCGTGTGGGCCAGCGCGCGCGACGGCTCGGGGTGGCAGGCGCCGGCGCGGCTCGCCGGCGACATCGACGGCGGCCGCGTGGTCGAGGCGGCGGCGTTCGGCAGCGACGGCACCGGCCACGTGCTCT harbors:
- a CDS encoding DUF3427 domain-containing protein, which produces MASYSEPPIGLYERLLTEGLARQIEALDGRALTTGLDPADAHLALARHLATLAARALRDLPDDNRTHAQAHVANAILEELRQASERSFAGREDAIAFPPRYLHEVLGPPDPSGALHSRERPSVPLSSSALLVNARGEPAVGAEVNRELASADGVDLLIPFVRWTGVRIVRDRLAEVVERAGRVRVIASTYLGSSEPRALEALIHLGADVRISYDTTATRLHAKAWLFERASGFSTALIGSSNLSNTALVDGLEWNVRLSAVETPAVLETFRATFEGYWEDPHVEPYEPDRFAAAVRRERPENRAELSPFDLVPYPHQERILEQLEVERVRHGRWRNLVVAATGTGKTVIAALDYRRLLAARGGRMSLLFVAHRQEILDQSRRVFRHALRDGAFGEVYVGGERPTEWRHVFASVQSLSRLDLANLAPDHFDMVIVDEFHHAAADTYRRLLEHLRPQVLLGLTATPERTDGQDVTEWFDGRFAVEVRLWDAIDGGQLCPFQYFGVHDDVDLRALEWKRGGYDLAALNDVYTGNEARLAKILRSVREIVADPQQMRALGFCVSIDHASYMAERFSEAGIPSVAVSGRTGSEERANALRRLRDGEISCIFAVDLFNEGLDVPAIDTVLFLRPTESATVFLQQLGRGLRRTDDKACLTVLDFIGQQHRRFRFDRRIRAILGGGSRADIQRSVEEGFPYLPSGCHMQLDRVAQDIVLENIRRAVGGRWAELIDDLRGIGDVRLDQFLDASGRELDDVYRSGRGWSALRRDAGMPVAELGDEDVRLGRALGRMLHIDDPERLNAYRRFLAVDAPPTEATLTERERRLLTMLHFDLWGTSERGATLDEGFERLWRNPARRHELSELIEALEERANVVPRELRLTQPVPLSVHCHYTRDEALAAIGASRAEKPRPLREGVLWDEASQCDLFFVTINKAEHQYSPTTMYRDHAISRQLFHWESQSTTTERSPTGQRYIHHAERGTHVLLFARDTKAERAYVFLGTARYVSHSGQRPIAFTWRLDDAMPQGVYAMARVAAA
- a CDS encoding DUF4268 domain-containing protein, with the protein product MTGHMSFGGAPIGKIERVPLRQVWPHEAHNLTTWLEENPDVLSDAVDFELTSVERERSAGAFSADLLGEDANGRTVVIENQLERSDHDHLGKLLTYVAFFDAGAAVWIVAEPRPEHVRAITWLNEASPADFFLLKIEGIRIAGSPPAPLLTRIVGPSAESRQVGEVKKDRAERHELRHRFWTQFLERARARTNLLSGLSPTDENWLGTGAGLSGLAFNANIRQRDCRAELYIDRGTGRDDENMAIFDQLLAEQSAIEEAFGSELDWQPLAGKRACRICKVYDGGYRDEERWEQVHADLIDGVVRLDRAFRSRIARLAL
- the fabG gene encoding 3-oxoacyl-ACP reductase FabG; amino-acid sequence: MFELQDQVAIVTGGAKGIGRGIAEALVEAGATVVIADIDVAAGEATAGEVGATFERTDVTSADDCRALVARVVERLGRLDVLCSNTGIYPQASLAEMTVEQWDRMQAVNARSTFLMVQAAIEPMRRRRYGRVVITSSITGPVTGFPGWSHYGASKAAQLGFMRSAAIEVARDGITINAVMPGNILTEGLREQGDDYLRQMAASVPTGTLGEPRDIGTAACFLASSEARFITGQTLIVDGGQILPESPEALA